A window of the Chondrinema litorale genome harbors these coding sequences:
- a CDS encoding 2Fe-2S iron-sulfur cluster-binding protein, whose amino-acid sequence MITISVESLDGQHQKLLLPTDMGLSLMEALKANEYEILSTCGGMALCATCHVEVLDGGENLREPSDPEYDLLDTLPDCTDNSRLACQLRLSNEMDGLVIKLKV is encoded by the coding sequence ATGATAACTATATCTGTAGAAAGCTTAGATGGACAACATCAAAAACTTTTATTGCCTACAGATATGGGCCTAAGTTTAATGGAAGCACTAAAAGCCAATGAGTATGAAATTTTAAGTACCTGTGGTGGAATGGCTCTGTGTGCAACTTGCCATGTAGAAGTTTTAGACGGGGGAGAAAATTTACGAGAACCATCAGATCCAGAGTATGATTTGTTAGATACTTTACCAGATTGTACAGATAATAGTCGATTAGCTTGTCAGCTCCGACTATCGAATGAGATGGATGGCTTAGTGATTAAGCTTAAAGTCTAA
- a CDS encoding efflux transporter outer membrane subunit produces MKRFNLSIYIIAGFLLFFVSCRVTKDYQSPNINSKEYLRVNKDHSIDTLAEVPQIPWKSFFTDTLLQNYIEAALVENYDMKIAFERIEIAEAIHHQSKQAFLPNISGNVSVARSKLAFTQGFGIIDDVTQYDLGLSVSWEADIWGKLKSANKAQLARLLQSKAYQHAVQAALITNIASQYYQLIALDEQLNILQRTAENRKANVTSIQKLQTANVVNSVAVLQSQANQYDAEIAIFNVEKQIWEVENALAVLLGKSTAKIERTRFDEINDKSPLPVFESINAELMANRPDVIQAELAYRSAFELTNVARTQFYPSFTLTGAGGFSSFEFSDLFTENIGLFGNVAAGLFQPIFNKGINEANLKTAKSEQQIAFYNFEYTLLKAGQEISDAYNSFQKANLKIEKRVLQLEALSKSVDDTKKLLQYNSQTNYTDVLTSEQNLLAAEIGNVNDILEQKIALINLYRALGGGWNEN; encoded by the coding sequence ATGAAACGATTTAATCTTTCTATTTATATAATAGCGGGCTTCCTCTTGTTTTTTGTTTCTTGTAGAGTTACAAAAGATTACCAAAGCCCTAACATTAACTCTAAAGAATATCTTAGAGTTAATAAAGATCATTCAATTGATACTTTAGCTGAAGTACCCCAAATCCCTTGGAAATCATTTTTTACTGATACGCTTTTGCAAAATTATATTGAAGCAGCATTGGTAGAGAATTACGATATGAAAATAGCCTTTGAAAGGATAGAAATCGCAGAGGCTATTCACCATCAGAGTAAACAAGCATTTTTGCCTAATATATCTGGCAATGTATCTGTTGCCAGATCTAAGTTGGCATTTACCCAAGGTTTTGGAATTATAGATGATGTAACGCAATACGATTTAGGGCTCAGTGTATCTTGGGAAGCTGATATTTGGGGTAAATTAAAAAGTGCAAATAAGGCACAGTTAGCAAGACTCTTGCAGTCAAAAGCTTATCAACACGCTGTGCAAGCAGCATTAATCACAAATATTGCTAGCCAATATTATCAGTTAATTGCATTGGATGAGCAATTGAATATTTTACAAAGAACAGCTGAGAATAGAAAGGCTAATGTAACATCAATTCAAAAGTTACAAACGGCTAATGTGGTAAATAGCGTGGCAGTTTTGCAAAGCCAAGCGAATCAATACGATGCAGAAATAGCCATATTTAATGTAGAGAAGCAAATTTGGGAAGTAGAAAATGCTTTAGCTGTGCTTTTAGGGAAATCAACTGCAAAAATTGAACGAACTAGATTTGATGAAATAAATGATAAAAGTCCGTTACCAGTTTTTGAAAGTATTAATGCAGAATTAATGGCAAACCGCCCTGATGTAATACAGGCAGAACTTGCTTACCGCAGTGCATTTGAACTTACCAATGTTGCCAGAACCCAATTTTATCCATCATTTACACTAACTGGAGCAGGTGGTTTTTCGAGTTTTGAGTTTAGCGATTTGTTTACAGAAAACATTGGACTTTTTGGCAATGTAGCGGCTGGTTTATTTCAACCAATTTTTAATAAAGGTATTAATGAGGCTAATTTAAAAACTGCCAAGTCTGAACAGCAAATTGCATTTTATAATTTCGAATATACTTTGCTAAAAGCTGGACAAGAGATTTCAGATGCCTATAATTCTTTTCAAAAGGCAAATCTGAAAATTGAAAAGCGGGTTTTACAACTTGAAGCTCTATCTAAATCTGTAGATGACACTAAAAAGTTATTACAGTATAATTCTCAAACTAATTATACAGATGTATTAACATCAGAACAGAATTTACTTGCTGCAGAAATTGGCAATGTGAATGACATCCTAGAACAAAAAATTGCCCTTATCAATCTTTACAGAGCATTAGGTGGCGGTTGGAATGAAAACTAA
- a CDS encoding adenylate/guanylate cyclase domain-containing protein, giving the protein MMFSSNNIITLLNDVSFSIEPDETILHAALKRGIPFCCECGGNARCSTCRILIIEGEENLTEINSAEEELRKHFELPENVRLACQTQLKNGKVKIKRIMNDESDYPLYLKNKHVKDIGRELQLCLLFLDIRNFTSIVEHHLAFDVIHIIRKLFLSFEEIINQYGGKIIETVGDGLYVAFGFNNNLQQSANDTVNCGNAILKSLKSLNEEYFKKYFREEIEVGIGAHLGKVAIGDLLLRDNKHQIVMGYAVNIASRIQEVTKKLNNNFIISVDIYQFLDKKPLCKYSYQFLKGVKSSIKLYLIGGPFLYKLNK; this is encoded by the coding sequence ATGATGTTTAGCTCTAATAATATAATTACACTACTAAATGATGTTTCTTTTTCGATTGAACCCGATGAGACAATACTGCATGCTGCATTAAAAAGAGGTATACCTTTTTGCTGTGAATGTGGTGGAAATGCTCGCTGTTCTACTTGCAGGATTTTAATTATTGAAGGAGAAGAAAATCTGACTGAGATTAATAGTGCAGAAGAAGAATTAAGAAAGCATTTTGAATTACCAGAAAATGTTCGTTTGGCTTGTCAAACTCAACTAAAAAATGGGAAAGTTAAAATCAAACGTATAATGAATGATGAAAGTGATTATCCTTTATATCTTAAAAATAAGCATGTTAAAGATATCGGGAGAGAGTTACAATTATGCTTGTTATTTCTAGATATAAGAAACTTTACTTCAATAGTAGAGCATCATTTAGCTTTTGATGTGATTCATATAATTAGAAAGCTTTTTTTGAGTTTTGAAGAAATTATTAATCAGTATGGAGGTAAAATAATAGAGACAGTAGGAGATGGGTTGTATGTGGCTTTTGGTTTCAATAATAATTTACAGCAAAGTGCTAACGATACAGTAAACTGTGGGAATGCTATTTTAAAGTCTCTTAAATCTTTGAATGAAGAATATTTCAAAAAATATTTCAGGGAAGAAATAGAAGTTGGAATAGGAGCTCACTTAGGTAAGGTAGCTATTGGAGATTTACTCTTGCGAGATAATAAGCATCAAATAGTGATGGGATATGCAGTTAATATTGCATCACGAATACAAGAAGTTACTAAAAAGCTGAATAACAATTTTATCATATCAGTAGATATTTATCAATTCTTAGATAAAAAACCTTTGTGTAAATATTCTTATCAATTTTTGAAAGGGGTCAAATCCTCCATTAAGTTATATCTTATTGGAGGCCCTTTTCTATACAAATTGAATAAGTGA
- a CDS encoding FecR family protein, translating into MSYIIEILVKTLRNKELDHHEKTFLDDWKRQSDNNATIYKKLEKYWDHKLKVRKDTKEDVWNKLELFMDKETSIEKKTSRKIHFNKLYYVAASVLLVLFFFYYQEKQDINPKESPIAEVSYITRENQKGEKRNITLSDGTFIKLNAESKLKFPDKFSGNTREVYLTGEAFFDVKKDTSSPFIIHTKDISTVVKGTSFNIRAFEDDQLITVSVVTGLVELESHDSVMVSLKPHEEAIVNVIDNNVKKESFELEEISWRDNILCFKDQHLGEIITTLERWYGVEFILEDENVKMKNGFSGTFKNESLREVMENLSFAGHFKFRIEKDKIYIN; encoded by the coding sequence ATGTCATATATTATTGAGATTTTGGTTAAAACTCTTAGAAACAAAGAGCTAGACCACCATGAGAAAACTTTTCTTGATGATTGGAAACGCCAATCTGATAACAATGCTACTATATATAAGAAATTAGAGAAATATTGGGATCATAAGCTAAAAGTGCGAAAAGACACAAAAGAAGATGTGTGGAATAAGCTTGAGCTTTTTATGGATAAAGAAACATCTATCGAAAAAAAAACTTCCCGAAAAATACATTTCAATAAACTTTATTATGTAGCAGCGTCAGTCTTATTGGTATTATTTTTTTTCTATTATCAAGAAAAACAGGATATAAACCCAAAAGAATCGCCTATTGCTGAGGTTTCTTATATAACAAGAGAAAACCAAAAAGGCGAAAAAAGGAATATAACGCTATCTGACGGCACTTTTATTAAACTTAATGCAGAAAGCAAACTCAAGTTTCCAGATAAATTTTCGGGCAATACCAGAGAGGTCTATTTAACAGGTGAAGCATTTTTTGATGTAAAAAAAGATACATCAAGTCCATTTATAATTCACACAAAAGATATTTCTACAGTAGTAAAGGGAACATCATTTAACATAAGAGCTTTTGAAGATGATCAATTAATTACCGTATCTGTTGTTACAGGATTGGTTGAATTGGAAAGTCATGATTCTGTAATGGTTTCTTTAAAGCCACACGAAGAAGCTATTGTAAATGTAATCGATAACAATGTAAAGAAGGAATCTTTCGAATTAGAAGAAATCTCTTGGAGAGACAACATCTTATGTTTTAAAGATCAGCATTTAGGCGAAATTATCACCACACTCGAAAGGTGGTATGGGGTAGAATTTATTTTAGAAGACGAAAATGTAAAAATGAAAAATGGCTTTTCAGGTACTTTTAAAAACGAATCTCTGCGCGAAGTAATGGAAAATTTAAGTTTTGCCGGGCATTTCAAATTTAGAATAGAAAAGGACAAGATTTATATCAACTAA
- a CDS encoding RNA polymerase sigma factor has product MKMNNIEIIIYRIAHSNDKLAFRDFYDFYFEKLFTFSFRILKSNTLAEEVISDVFMKIWTQRNKLSEIKNIETYLYVLVKNRSLDIIKKSFKEHNTHFSLDDSHLELAIESFTPESVYFAIELRKEIDQIVKNLPIGCRNAFSLVKEDNLNYAQAAEILNISPNTVKSQVYKAINEIKKHLEHKVSDKKLSVSTTRGVKFLISVMLIIENFNFFYTDIV; this is encoded by the coding sequence ATGAAAATGAATAACATTGAGATAATTATTTATAGAATAGCACATAGTAACGACAAGCTTGCATTTAGAGATTTCTATGATTTCTATTTTGAGAAATTGTTTACCTTTTCATTTAGAATTCTCAAATCAAATACCTTGGCAGAAGAAGTTATTTCTGATGTATTTATGAAAATTTGGACACAAAGAAATAAATTATCAGAGATTAAAAACATCGAAACTTATCTGTATGTACTTGTGAAAAATCGCTCTTTAGATATCATCAAAAAATCGTTTAAAGAGCATAATACACATTTTTCACTAGACGATTCTCACCTCGAATTAGCCATTGAAAGTTTTACGCCAGAGTCTGTTTATTTTGCTATAGAGTTACGTAAAGAGATAGATCAAATAGTTAAAAACTTGCCTATAGGGTGCAGAAATGCATTTTCATTGGTAAAAGAAGACAATTTGAATTATGCTCAAGCTGCTGAAATTTTAAATATTTCACCTAATACAGTTAAAAGTCAGGTGTACAAAGCTATTAATGAGATTAAGAAGCATTTAGAACATAAAGTTTCAGATAAAAAATTAAGTGTAAGTACCACCCGAGGGGTTAAATTCTTGATTTCTGTGATGCTAATTATAGAAAATTTTAATTTTTTTTACACTGACATAGTCTAA
- a CDS encoding DUF2480 family protein, whose protein sequence is MENNSFVNKVEQSGIITIDLIDFAPKEKSVFLDIKEFLYQGLIVKEKEFKEQVSNTDWNKYKDKVVAVGCSENVIIPTWVFMMLASRLEEIDCRYDFNSTEALDIMLWKENIEQANFDDLAGKKVVIRARTGIAPILYMKITEKLKPIVKTLMYGEAGMPKVIYKNK, encoded by the coding sequence ATGGAAAATAATTCTTTTGTAAACAAAGTAGAGCAATCTGGAATTATTACAATTGACCTTATAGATTTTGCCCCAAAAGAGAAAAGTGTTTTTCTCGATATAAAGGAATTCTTATATCAGGGCTTAATTGTAAAAGAAAAAGAATTTAAAGAGCAAGTATCTAACACCGATTGGAATAAATATAAAGACAAGGTGGTAGCAGTAGGTTGCTCAGAAAATGTGATAATACCAACTTGGGTATTCATGATGCTTGCCAGTCGATTGGAGGAAATAGATTGCCGATATGATTTTAATAGCACCGAAGCACTAGATATAATGCTTTGGAAAGAAAATATTGAACAAGCAAATTTTGATGATTTAGCTGGTAAAAAAGTAGTTATAAGAGCTCGCACTGGTATTGCCCCAATACTTTATATGAAGATTACAGAAAAGCTGAAACCAATTGTAAAAACACTTATGTATGGAGAAGCGGGTATGCCTAAGGTGATCTATAAAAATAAATAA
- a CDS encoding NAD(P)/FAD-dependent oxidoreductase, whose product MKEVDICIIGAGPVGLFAVFETGLLKMRCHLIDALPQVGGQLSEIYPRKPIYDIPGSPGVLAQDHIDKLLTQIAPFEPTYTLGERVEAVEKLSDESFVITTNEKTAVKAKVIVIAGGLGSFEPRKPKVENLHSFENGNGVTYMVKDPELFRDKNVILAGGGDTALDWTIHLAGIAKSLTLVHRNETFRGAPDTAEQVFNLAKEGKINLILNSNIIQVKGDKHLQEVIIADRSKNETVFKADYLVPLFGLSPKLGPIADWGLNIDKSAISVDTFDYSTNIPGIFAIGDINTYRGKLKLILCGFHEAALMAQSAFKYVHPEQKLSFKYTTVNGVHSF is encoded by the coding sequence ATGAAAGAAGTAGATATATGTATAATTGGCGCTGGGCCAGTAGGATTGTTTGCTGTATTTGAAACCGGACTTCTAAAAATGAGGTGCCACCTGATTGATGCTTTACCTCAAGTAGGAGGCCAACTTTCTGAAATATATCCACGAAAACCTATATATGATATTCCGGGTTCTCCGGGTGTATTGGCTCAAGATCACATAGATAAGCTATTAACCCAAATTGCTCCATTCGAGCCTACATATACTTTAGGAGAGAGAGTAGAGGCTGTAGAAAAATTAAGCGATGAAAGTTTTGTAATAACAACGAATGAGAAAACGGCTGTTAAAGCAAAAGTGATAGTTATCGCAGGAGGTTTGGGATCATTTGAACCACGAAAACCTAAAGTAGAAAATCTCCATTCTTTTGAGAATGGCAACGGCGTTACTTATATGGTAAAAGACCCGGAATTATTTAGAGATAAAAATGTGATACTTGCTGGTGGCGGAGATACTGCACTAGATTGGACCATTCACCTTGCAGGCATTGCTAAATCACTTACGTTGGTGCATAGAAATGAAACATTTAGAGGTGCCCCAGATACTGCCGAGCAAGTTTTTAATCTAGCAAAAGAGGGCAAAATCAATCTTATACTAAATTCAAATATTATTCAAGTTAAGGGTGATAAACATTTGCAGGAAGTGATTATTGCAGATAGATCTAAAAATGAAACTGTATTTAAAGCAGATTATTTAGTACCACTATTTGGTCTAAGTCCCAAATTAGGCCCAATTGCAGATTGGGGTTTAAATATAGATAAATCGGCTATAAGTGTAGATACTTTTGATTATTCTACTAACATTCCGGGAATATTTGCTATTGGAGATATCAATACATATCGAGGTAAATTAAAATTAATTTTGTGTGGTTTTCACGAAGCAGCACTCATGGCTCAAAGTGCATTTAAGTATGTTCATCCTGAACAAAAACTAAGTTTTAAATACACAACTGTAAACGGAGTTCACTCTTTCTGA